TTCGCCGCGCTCGAGATCGAGATACATCGCGTCGGCCGCAAGACTGCCGTCCGCCACGCCGGAGGCTACCCAGGGATAGCGCAGCACGTTATCGAGCGAGGCCTTGAGCGATTCCAGTTCGCACTGCCGCTGCCGCTGCTCGGGCGAGAGCGAGGTATCGGCAAGCACGCGCTCGCGCGCCGGGCGTGCGGTTTCAAGCCAGCTTGCGACGAAATCGGTCGACTGCTGCGGCGGGTCGAGGAGGGCGGAGATGCCGCCGCAGCCCGCGTGCCCCAGGACCACGAACTGCCCCACCTTAAGGAAGCGCACCGCGTATTCGA
This Betaproteobacteria bacterium DNA region includes the following protein-coding sequences:
- a CDS encoding carbonic anhydrase, coding for MERLIEGFKRFSTQYFQEQRARFERLAERGQRPRYAIVTCSDSRIDTTRIFDAVPGEIFLIRNIANLVAPYHPDDRQHSTSAAIEYAVRFLKVGQFVVLGHAGCGGISALLDPPQQSTDFVASWLETARPARERVLADTSLSPEQRQRQCELESLKASLDNVLRYPWVASGVADGSLAADAMYLDLERGELLLYDRRNDAFEPV